The proteins below come from a single Aegilops tauschii subsp. strangulata cultivar AL8/78 chromosome 6, Aet v6.0, whole genome shotgun sequence genomic window:
- the LOC109771115 gene encoding uncharacterized protein, whose translation MAGQSPNQVSSAEAILVGALSSGVNAPTWVVLQITFLLLAFCFTAMLYLAFFSSDFVIVGHVLLLITIGAVLFVLLNRFLAETGFVPVEQQMQEMGIHKPEATEQDKSK comes from the exons ATGGCAGGACAATCGCCAAATCAAGTATCATCAGCTGAAGCTATCTTGGTGGGAGCCTTATCCTCTGGTGTTAAT GCTCCCACGTGGGTCGTGCTCCAGATCACATTTTTGCTGCTGGCATTCTGCTTCACCGCGATGCTTTACCTAGCCTTTTTCTCAAGCGACTTTGTGATCGTCGGGCACGTCCTTCTGCTCATAACCATCGGCGCGGTTCTATTCGTGCTCCTCAACAG GTTCCTCGCGGAGACCGGCTTCGTCCCTGTTGAACAACAGATGCAGGAGATGGGGATCCACAAACCAGAAGCCACAGAGCAAGACAAGAGCAAATGA